One stretch of Alcaligenes faecalis DNA includes these proteins:
- a CDS encoding oxygenase MpaB family protein produces MLSIRQYVENQIHIITGLQGSPVDFTTPAGDPGLFGPQSAVWEVHADFTSMMLGGISALCLQMLDPKVLAGVWDHSRFRQDMQGRLSRTAQFISAVSYAGTEQAERCIDQVRRVHEHIHGHLPDGTPYDANDPELLRWVHHTQAYCFLQSHMRWRNARLAPEQQDRYVAQYSKVAVLLGADSLVMDAASLRELFAQAGPQLRVDARTQEVATILMSSHTLFKGPKAWVARVFLLAALDMLPEWAQRCFEHRPSTASMWWRRKVVNSVACVLRWATRNGSVHRARRRVANLA; encoded by the coding sequence TTGTTGTCGATACGTCAGTATGTTGAGAACCAGATTCACATCATTACCGGCCTGCAAGGCAGCCCGGTAGACTTTACGACGCCTGCGGGTGACCCCGGTTTGTTTGGCCCACAGTCCGCTGTTTGGGAAGTGCATGCAGACTTCACCTCCATGATGTTGGGGGGGATTTCTGCATTGTGCTTGCAGATGCTGGACCCGAAGGTACTGGCCGGGGTCTGGGATCACTCCCGCTTTCGCCAGGATATGCAGGGTCGCTTGAGCCGAACGGCACAGTTCATCTCGGCAGTCAGCTATGCAGGCACGGAGCAGGCCGAGCGTTGCATTGATCAGGTACGGCGGGTGCACGAGCACATCCATGGGCATTTGCCGGATGGTACGCCTTACGATGCCAATGACCCGGAATTGCTGCGCTGGGTGCATCACACGCAGGCCTACTGTTTTCTGCAATCCCATATGCGCTGGCGTAATGCCAGGCTGGCGCCGGAGCAGCAGGATCGCTATGTCGCGCAATATTCGAAGGTTGCAGTATTGCTGGGTGCGGATAGCCTGGTCATGGATGCGGCAAGCTTGAGGGAGTTGTTTGCCCAGGCCGGTCCGCAATTACGGGTTGATGCGCGAACCCAGGAAGTGGCTACAATTTTAATGTCTTCACATACCCTGTTTAAGGGGCCCAAGGCTTGGGTTGCCAGGGTGTTCCTGTTAGCGGCATTGGATATGTTGCCAGAGTGGGCTCAACGCTGTTTTGAGCATCGCCCCAGCACGGCATCCATGTGGTGGCGTCGCAAGGTGGTGAACAGCGTTGCGTGCGTCTTGCGTTGGGCCACACGTAACGGCTCCGTGCATCGGGCACGGCGTCGCGTCGCCAATCTGGCTTAG
- a CDS encoding VOC family protein, protein MKFGYTIIYVPDVGQALGYFNRAFGLSTKMLHETGLYGELETGQTTLAFAAEMLAYMNYPKGHLSAHASDVPLAIEIALVCDDVPAAHAKALAEGGTELAPPQNKPWGQMVSYVQTPERVVVELCTPVK, encoded by the coding sequence ATGAAATTTGGCTACACCATCATCTACGTTCCCGACGTCGGCCAGGCACTGGGCTACTTCAACCGTGCATTTGGATTGTCCACCAAGATGCTGCATGAAACCGGCTTGTACGGTGAACTGGAAACCGGCCAAACCACCTTGGCCTTTGCAGCGGAAATGCTGGCCTACATGAACTACCCCAAAGGGCATTTGTCGGCTCACGCATCAGACGTGCCACTGGCCATTGAAATCGCCCTGGTCTGCGACGATGTGCCTGCAGCTCATGCCAAGGCGCTGGCAGAAGGCGGCACGGAACTGGCACCACCACAGAACAAGCCGTGGGGGCAGATGGTGTCTTATGTACAGACGCCAGAGCGTGTTGTGGTGGAGTTGTGTACGCCGGTTAAATAA
- a CDS encoding TetR/AcrR family transcriptional regulator, with product MGRVTLSSDSSWVKRDKPGRPEGVGDNTSERILDAAEEEFSETGYAGTTLRVIAQKAAVTQALINYYFGSKYGLFEAVFIRRGKTISDERLRRLHALRDQDGKVLVDDVVRAFLAPTIALRETPGGRRFLRLQARLHTEPAEISYKLRNEAYDGSTRAYVQILEEILPELQAKDVYWRVVLMIGAYMYAFSDTHRLEELAPGICDPNNTDEILEQIIAFVSAGLLAAPVVLPGKA from the coding sequence ATGGGCCGTGTAACTTTGTCGTCGGATAGCTCCTGGGTCAAGCGGGATAAGCCTGGACGCCCGGAAGGGGTAGGTGACAACACGTCAGAGCGAATTCTGGACGCCGCCGAGGAAGAGTTTTCCGAGACTGGCTATGCCGGGACCACATTGCGCGTCATCGCTCAAAAGGCGGCTGTGACCCAAGCCTTGATTAACTACTACTTCGGTTCCAAATACGGCCTGTTTGAGGCCGTGTTCATCCGCCGAGGCAAAACCATTTCCGATGAGCGTCTACGACGCTTGCATGCCTTGCGCGATCAGGATGGCAAGGTCCTGGTCGATGATGTGGTGCGCGCTTTTCTGGCACCCACGATTGCCTTGCGCGAGACACCCGGAGGCCGACGCTTCTTGCGACTGCAAGCACGTTTGCACACCGAGCCAGCCGAGATTTCCTACAAACTGCGTAATGAAGCCTACGACGGCTCAACACGCGCGTACGTACAGATCCTGGAAGAAATACTGCCCGAGTTGCAGGCCAAGGACGTGTACTGGCGTGTAGTCCTGATGATCGGGGCCTATATGTATGCCTTCTCCGATACACACCGCCTGGAAGAGCTGGCGCCAGGTATCTGTGACCCCAACAATACTGACGAGATTCTTGAGCAGATCATTGCCTTTGTCTCTGCCGGTTTGCTGGCTGCGCCGGTGGTCTTGCCTGGCAAGGCTTGA